GCGGCGCCTACCGCACCACGCCCGACGTAAATCCCGCTTTCCGCCGCGGCGGCTTGATTTCCTTCTTCAGAAAGCAGCGCGCCTCCCGGCCGGTATAGCCGGGACGGGCATAGGTGAAAGCGCGGCATTTGTTGTCGGCGGTGCACGCGGCCTTGCAGGCCTCTTCGCCTTCGCCGACCTTGAGCTCGAAATTGCGCAGGTCCCCGCCCGGGCGATCGATCGACGATTCCACGCCCTCGATGCGCGGCTCGATCACGCCGGCGCCGCGCACACCAGAGATGCAGCAACTGCCCGGCACCCGCGCCGGCACCGTGTTCTTGAGCCAGCACACGGCCGAGCCGCCTTCGACATCGGGATAGTTGAAGCTCCAGGAACGGCAGCGGCGGTCACGCTCGCAGAGCAGCGCACAATCCTCGGGATCGCCTGACGCGACCGGCGTATTGAAATAATCGCCGCCCGGACGATCGAACGCCGTCTGGGCCTGCGTCGGCACGCTCGCAAGCGCGAGCGAAAGCAGCGCGGCGCATGCCACGACGCTTGCGATGACGCCCCCGGACAGGCGGCCCTTCCCCATTGGAACAGCTTTCGAGTTATTGACGACGCTCAGGTTTTTTCAGCCGATCATTTGATCGCCGCAAACCTGTACGGGCGATGAACGGCTCAATGCCCGGTCGTTAGCCCATGGGACTAGAAAGCGTATTCCGCGTAGGCCGGTTCCACCGAACCCTTCCAGGGACCATTAAACTTGTCCAGCATCTCCTCGGCCGGCGTCCGGCCGGAATCGATGATGCGATCGAGCGGCTCCAGATGCCGGGTCTCGTCGCGGCCGAGCTGGTCGATCCGGCCGCGCCGGCGCAGGCCGGCATGTGCCAGAACGAGGCATTCCTTGGCGATCTCGAAGAGATAGCGATCCTTGATCCGCGACTTGAAGCCGAAGCGCGGCACGTCGTCGCGCAGGGCCTGACGTTCATGCGCGCTCCAGTGCTTGACGATCTCCCATGCGGCGTCGAGCGAAACATCGTCATAGAGCAGCCCGACCCAGAACGCCGATAGCGCCGGCAACCGGCCCCAGGGGCCACCGTCGGAGCCGCGCATCTCGAGATAGCGCTTGAGTCGGACCTCCGGGAAGATCGTGGAGAGATGGTTGGCCCAGTCCGACAGCGTCGGCCGCTCGCCGGGAAGGTTGTTGTTGCGGCCGTCGAAGAAGGCGCGGAACGAGGAACCCGACACGTCGATATAATGCTCGCCGCGCTTGACGAAATACATGGGCACGTCGAGCGCATAGTCGACATAGCGCTCGAACCCCATGCCGTCCTCGAACGCCCACGGCATCATGCCCGAACGCGCATTGTCGGTGTCGCGCCAGATCTCGGAGCGGAAGGAGAGAAAGCCGTTCGACTTGCCCTCGGTGAACGGCGAATTGGCGAATAGAGCGGTCGCGACCGGCTGGAGTGCGAGCGAAACGCGCAGCTTCTTGACCATGTCGGCTTCCGAGGAGAAGTCGAGATTGGTCTGTACCGTGCAGGTCCGATACATCATGTCGAGGCCGTATTGACCGACCTTCGGCATGTAATTGGTCATGATCTTGTAGCGGCCCTTGGGCATCACCGGGATGTCCGCGCGCGACCAGGACGGCGTCATGCCGAGCCCGAGGAAGCCGATGCCGAGCGGGGTTGCGATCTCGCGCACCTGCGCTAGGTGCGCCATCAACTCGCTCTGGGTCTGGTGCACGTTCTCGACCGGCGCGCCGGAGAGTTCGAACTGTCCGCCGGGCTCGAGCGAGATCGCACCGCCGCCGGTGACGTCGTAGAGGCCGATGATGTTGCCCTGCTCCATGATCGGCTCCCAGCCCAGCAGGAGCTTCATGCCCTCGAGCAACGCGCCGATGCCGCGCACACCCTCGTACGGCACCGGACGGTGGCCTTCGAGCGTGAACGGCGTCTTCTCGTGCTCGGTGCCCATGCGGAATTCGGACGGGTCCTTGCAGCCGGCCTCGAACCACGCGACGAGTTCGTCGCGCGATTGCAGTGGCGTCATATCGATCTGGTCTCGCGCCATATCAAACTCTAATCAAAAGCGCTTCGACCGAACGCGCGTGGGTGACGGGGAAGGTCCGCGAACCCGCCGGGCGCGCGGACGTGCTGGTTTGCCGCGCGATCATCGCGACGGTGTGCTTTCGTTGACGTTGGCGACGGGCGGCAATTTCATCTCGCCGCACGAACAGCCCAACCGATCGAGCAGAGCGCTGAGCTTGACGGCGTCGGCATCCGACAGTTTCGAACCGACATATTTCTCGATTGCGGCGGAATAGGCGCCCCACATCCGCTTCTGCAACTCGCGGCCGGCTTCCGTGATCTCGACGAACTGGCCACGCTTGTCGATCTTGCATTCGCGCCGCGAGGCGAGGCCTTCGTCGACCAGACGGTCGATCAGGCGCGAGGTCGAGTATTGCGGGATCAGCATCTGGCGTTCGAGCTCCACCGGCCGCAGCTCGCCCGAGGGGGCGCGGGACAGTTCGAGCAGCGCGTCATACCAGGCGAGCGGCGGGAAGCCGGCCTTCTTCAGGTCCTGCTCGACGCAATCGAGCACGCGGCTCTGCACCCGCATCAGGCGGATCCAGGCGGAAGTTGCCTCGGTCGATGGTTTGCGTTTCATGGTCCCGCTCAAGCTCGTCGCCCGTCTCTTACCTCATTTGATGCAGCTGCATCAATCTTGACTATTTCAAGCAGATGCATGTAGTCGTTCTTTCGCACGAGCCAAGCGTCAAGAGGAGGAAATTCCATGAAACTGTACTATTCGCCCGGTGCCTGCTCGCTGTCCCCCCACATCGCGCTCCTGGAAGCCGGCCTGCCCTATGAGCTGGTCAAGGTCGATATCCGGGCCAAGAAGCTCGAAAATGGTGAGGATTATCTGAAGCTGAACCCCAAGGGCCAGGTCCCTGCGCTGGGCCTCGACAGTGGTGAGATCGTGACCGAAGGTCCCGTGATTGTCCAGATGATCGCCGATCAGGCATCAAGCAAGGCGCTGGCCCCGGCCCACGGCAGTTCCGAGCGCTACAAGCTGCTCGAATGGCTCAACTTCCTCACCTCGGAGGTGCACAAGAGCTTCGGCCCGCTGTTCGCGCCGGCGCTGAACGACGAGGCCAAGGCCTTCTTTAGGGACCGCGTGATGGGCAAGCTGAAATACATCGACAGCCAGCTCGCCGGCCGGGACTATCTCATGGGCAAGCAGTTCACGGTCGCCGACGGTTATCTCTTCACGATGTTGACCTGGGGCGACCGGATGAAGTTCGACCTCTCGGCGATGCCGAACCTTGCCGCCTACAAGGCCCGCGTCGCGGCGCGGCCCCAGGTGCAGGAAGCGCTGAAGAAGGAAGGGCTGGCCCAGGCGAAGTAAACGCTCGCATGCTGCAACAGGCGAAAGGCCGGATCGACGATCCGGCCTTTTTCATGCTGAACCATTCGATCGGCGACGCCGTCGAAGGAACAGCCCCCGGAGACAGTTGCCTCATGAACATGATCGTCCTCATGACCGCCGCCGCCGGCGCGCCGCTCGCGATGCTTGGCTTGTCGACACCGGCCGCGCCGCAGCGCGATTGCATCTTCATGATCCATCCACAGATCACCTCGACCGTGTTCGAGAGCAAGGAAGGGAAGATCGTCTTTCCGGACCGCCCGACCGAATATCCG
This genomic stretch from Bradyrhizobium sp. CCGB12 harbors:
- a CDS encoding PAN domain-containing protein, translating into MGKGRLSGGVIASVVACAALLSLALASVPTQAQTAFDRPGGDYFNTPVASGDPEDCALLCERDRRCRSWSFNYPDVEGGSAVCWLKNTVPARVPGSCCISGVRGAGVIEPRIEGVESSIDRPGGDLRNFELKVGEGEEACKAACTADNKCRAFTYARPGYTGREARCFLKKEIKPPRRKAGFTSGVVR
- a CDS encoding glutamate--cysteine ligase, encoding MARDQIDMTPLQSRDELVAWFEAGCKDPSEFRMGTEHEKTPFTLEGHRPVPYEGVRGIGALLEGMKLLLGWEPIMEQGNIIGLYDVTGGGAISLEPGGQFELSGAPVENVHQTQSELMAHLAQVREIATPLGIGFLGLGMTPSWSRADIPVMPKGRYKIMTNYMPKVGQYGLDMMYRTCTVQTNLDFSSEADMVKKLRVSLALQPVATALFANSPFTEGKSNGFLSFRSEIWRDTDNARSGMMPWAFEDGMGFERYVDYALDVPMYFVKRGEHYIDVSGSSFRAFFDGRNNNLPGERPTLSDWANHLSTIFPEVRLKRYLEMRGSDGGPWGRLPALSAFWVGLLYDDVSLDAAWEIVKHWSAHERQALRDDVPRFGFKSRIKDRYLFEIAKECLVLAHAGLRRRGRIDQLGRDETRHLEPLDRIIDSGRTPAEEMLDKFNGPWKGSVEPAYAEYAF
- a CDS encoding MarR family winged helix-turn-helix transcriptional regulator, translating into MKRKPSTEATSAWIRLMRVQSRVLDCVEQDLKKAGFPPLAWYDALLELSRAPSGELRPVELERQMLIPQYSTSRLIDRLVDEGLASRRECKIDKRGQFVEITEAGRELQKRMWGAYSAAIEKYVGSKLSDADAVKLSALLDRLGCSCGEMKLPPVANVNESTPSR
- the gstA gene encoding glutathione transferase GstA; protein product: MKLYYSPGACSLSPHIALLEAGLPYELVKVDIRAKKLENGEDYLKLNPKGQVPALGLDSGEIVTEGPVIVQMIADQASSKALAPAHGSSERYKLLEWLNFLTSEVHKSFGPLFAPALNDEAKAFFRDRVMGKLKYIDSQLAGRDYLMGKQFTVADGYLFTMLTWGDRMKFDLSAMPNLAAYKARVAARPQVQEALKKEGLAQAK